From a region of the Deinococcus metallilatus genome:
- a CDS encoding BPL-N domain-containing protein, which translates to MTRPDWWAGTRAELAPALRDLRVAVYASGGAPYHHAALVAAWGGVPEPLSAEGILAGNLDGYDVLVMPGGGLNAMGGLLAPLGTSGTARIRDWVERGGMYVGSCAGAYLGARLPESFLDAHPEARGLHLLDLPIANAADGGLGGLDSPGVGVLRVRLTDPGHWLTRGLPDDFEIVHYNGPCFLPPAGSALRGAVTLHALTERFTPWEHSLPGGVQGPTLAERLTGQDVQLAVSGPLGEGCVVLFGSHPEFGFSSLQLGWGVAARLFANALAHQAGRRASGGRAPGNSRPTSVTLEDIAARLDHAAARFASLAAVPPDLVNAPAFLGQRAEEVWRDALHEAAQVSAATAAYLRDLAPQRPEAGPFAPWIDHAPAPGQDYGFVGLAQLAASIHRLMDVAEAHREAPPPDLTFPYDAWERSPYHLLASSYLSAAGLAACASLAAGTLGTLCGLNSVPYPLVSPPLPTEQEPAHD; encoded by the coding sequence GTGACGCGCCCCGACTGGTGGGCCGGGACGCGCGCCGAACTCGCCCCCGCGCTGCGCGACCTGAGGGTGGCCGTGTACGCCTCGGGTGGCGCGCCCTACCACCACGCGGCACTCGTGGCAGCGTGGGGGGGCGTTCCCGAACCGCTGAGCGCGGAAGGCATCCTCGCCGGGAACCTGGACGGGTACGACGTGCTGGTGATGCCGGGGGGAGGCCTGAACGCCATGGGCGGCCTGCTCGCGCCGCTGGGCACTTCCGGTACCGCCCGCATCCGCGACTGGGTGGAGCGCGGGGGCATGTATGTGGGGTCCTGCGCCGGGGCTTACCTGGGCGCCCGGCTCCCCGAGAGTTTCCTGGACGCCCATCCGGAGGCCCGCGGCCTGCACCTGCTTGACCTCCCCATCGCCAATGCGGCGGATGGCGGGTTGGGTGGCCTGGACTCCCCGGGCGTCGGCGTCCTGCGGGTGCGCCTCACGGACCCCGGCCACTGGCTGACGCGCGGCCTGCCGGATGACTTCGAGATCGTGCATTACAACGGCCCGTGCTTCCTGCCCCCGGCCGGATCGGCGCTGCGCGGCGCCGTCACCCTCCACGCGCTCACGGAGCGGTTCACGCCCTGGGAACACAGTCTCCCCGGCGGCGTTCAGGGACCCACGCTGGCCGAACGCCTGACCGGGCAGGACGTGCAGCTCGCCGTGTCCGGTCCGCTCGGGGAGGGCTGCGTGGTGCTGTTCGGCTCCCACCCGGAGTTTGGCTTCAGTTCCCTGCAACTCGGCTGGGGCGTCGCCGCCCGGCTCTTTGCAAACGCGCTGGCGCACCAGGCCGGGCGGCGTGCCAGCGGGGGGCGTGCGCCGGGTAATTCCCGACCAACCAGCGTGACTTTGGAAGACATCGCCGCCCGCCTCGACCACGCGGCCGCGCGCTTCGCGTCCCTGGCCGCCGTCCCACCCGACCTCGTGAATGCCCCGGCTTTCCTGGGGCAGCGGGCGGAGGAGGTGTGGAGGGATGCCCTGCATGAGGCAGCCCAGGTTTCCGCAGCCACCGCCGCCTATCTGCGCGACCTCGCCCCACAGCGGCCGGAGGCCGGACCCTTCGCCCCCTGGATCGACCACGCTCCGGCACCCGGCCAGGACTACGGCTTCGTGGGCCTGGCGCAACTGGCGGCCTCCATCCATCGGCTGATGGACGTCGCCGAGGCGCACCGGGAGGCGCCTCCACCCGACCTGACCTTCCCGTACGACGCCTGGGAACGTTCCCCCTACCACCTGCTGGCCAGTTCGTACCTCAGCGCTGCTGGCCTCGCCGCCTGCGCCAGCCTCGCCGCCGGAACCCTCGGCACGCTGTGCGGGCTGAACTCGGTGCCCTATCCCCTCGTCTCTCCGCCCCTCCCCACCGAACAGGAGCCTGCCCATGACTGA
- a CDS encoding ABC transporter permease yields MTDARALPAARPARGKSRGLLARIVRHPVGLAALLLLLVLYGLAFLGPLIYRVSPITTDPLHTMAAPSPEHLLGTDELGRDVLARLLYGGRITLLISVVSMVVALSVGSLVGALAGYHRGWLETALMRLVDTFLAIPSFFLILAALAVLGNSPPVVVLVVGLGFWPSVARIVHAEVSKIRNFDFVEAERALGASSNRIIWRHVFPQALPSAAVLTTLGIAWSILTETGLSYLGLGIQPPLSSWGNMLQNAQTYFWVKPALAVYPGVLIALAVLSFNLLGNVLRDLTDPRSRS; encoded by the coding sequence ATGACTGACGCGCGCGCCCTCCCCGCGGCCCGGCCCGCCCGAGGAAAATCCAGAGGTCTGCTGGCGCGGATCGTCCGTCATCCGGTGGGCCTCGCCGCGCTGCTGCTGCTGCTCGTCCTCTACGGGCTGGCGTTCCTGGGACCGCTGATATACCGCGTGTCCCCGATCACCACCGATCCCCTCCACACCATGGCGGCCCCCTCGCCGGAGCACCTGCTGGGCACCGACGAGCTGGGCCGGGACGTGCTCGCACGGTTGCTGTACGGCGGACGCATCACCCTGCTGATCAGCGTGGTCAGCATGGTCGTCGCGCTGAGCGTGGGTTCCCTGGTCGGTGCGCTGGCGGGCTACCACCGCGGCTGGCTGGAAACCGCCCTGATGCGGCTGGTGGACACCTTCCTGGCTATCCCCAGCTTCTTCCTGATCCTGGCGGCCCTGGCGGTACTCGGCAACTCGCCCCCGGTGGTGGTGCTCGTCGTCGGCCTGGGCTTCTGGCCTAGCGTGGCCCGCATCGTCCACGCGGAGGTCAGCAAGATCCGCAACTTCGACTTCGTGGAGGCCGAGCGCGCGCTGGGCGCCTCGTCCAACCGCATCATCTGGCGGCACGTGTTCCCGCAGGCGCTCCCCTCGGCCGCCGTGCTCACGACGCTGGGGATCGCCTGGTCGATCCTGACCGAGACGGGACTCAGTTACCTGGGCCTGGGCATCCAGCCCCCGCTGTCCTCCTGGGGCAACATGCTCCAGAATGCCCAGACCTACTTCTGGGTCAAGCCCGCGCTGGCGGTCTATCCTGGCGTGCTGATCGCCCTCGCGGTCCTGAGCTTCAACCTGCTGGGGAACGTGCTGCGCGACCTGACCGACCCCCGGAGCCGCTCGTGA
- a CDS encoding ABC transporter permease has protein sequence MLTFLGRRLGQGVLVLVLISLVTFFLINLAPGGPSAAARFETTAEERAALSKQLGLDLPVTTRYVNWAGDVLHGDFGVTLNGGQPIGPMVRQRLWNTAQLGLSALVLSVVVGVSLGILTAMRRNSPLDHLVNALSTLGMSIPDFWTGIMAILLFSVTWKLLPSSGLYDASGGFSFTGWLRHMILPASVLAFVMLPNLVRFTRSSLLEVLSTDYLRTARAKGVQERQVILKHALRNALVPILAMIGLILPALLSGSVIVESVFGLPGMGRLAVDAALGRDYNTIMAVTLVAGAVVIVTNLLVDMTYSLIDPRIRHD, from the coding sequence ATGCTGACTTTTCTGGGTCGACGGCTCGGCCAGGGGGTCCTGGTCCTGGTGCTGATTTCCCTCGTGACGTTCTTCCTGATCAACCTCGCGCCCGGTGGGCCGAGCGCCGCCGCCCGCTTCGAGACGACGGCAGAGGAACGGGCCGCGCTGTCCAAGCAACTGGGCCTCGATCTTCCCGTCACCACGCGCTACGTGAACTGGGCAGGCGACGTTCTGCACGGCGACTTCGGCGTGACGCTCAACGGGGGGCAGCCCATCGGGCCGATGGTGCGGCAGCGGCTGTGGAATACGGCGCAACTGGGGCTGTCGGCCCTGGTGCTCTCGGTGGTGGTGGGCGTCTCGCTGGGCATCCTCACCGCCATGCGCCGCAACTCGCCGCTCGACCACCTGGTCAATGCCCTGAGCACGCTGGGCATGAGCATTCCGGATTTCTGGACCGGGATCATGGCGATCCTGCTGTTCTCGGTGACGTGGAAGCTGCTGCCCTCCTCCGGCCTGTATGACGCGAGCGGCGGGTTCTCCTTCACGGGCTGGCTGCGCCACATGATTCTCCCGGCCAGCGTCCTCGCCTTCGTGATGCTGCCCAACCTGGTGCGCTTTACCCGCTCCTCCCTGCTGGAAGTGCTCAGCACCGACTACCTCCGCACGGCGCGGGCCAAGGGCGTGCAGGAGCGTCAGGTCATCCTCAAGCACGCCCTGCGCAACGCCCTGGTGCCGATCCTCGCCATGATCGGTCTGATCCTCCCGGCGCTCCTCAGCGGCTCGGTGATCGTGGAGAGCGTGTTCGGCCTGCCCGGCATGGGCCGCCTCGCGGTGGACGCCGCCCTGGGGCGCGACTACAACACCATCATGGCGGTCACCCTGGTCGCCGGGGCCGTCGTCATCGTGACCAACCTGCTGGTCGACATGACCTACTCGCTGATCGACCCGAGGATTCGCCATGACTGA
- a CDS encoding ABC transporter substrate-binding protein, translating into MKRSGRHIGQLILGSLLLGVGSAQAQGTPDPNGSVTFVTTADPTFNPWSPNAFVESNLLNELLFPGLTRWDKNLKPAPDLATSWRVSNDGLKWTFNLRKGVKWSDGQPFTADDVAFTFNDIVLKKELGANQGATWRNSVTRVNVVNPLTVEFVLSRPWASLPTYLAYYAGILPKHKFAGVTDPWKYTEFNKQNPVGAGPFKIAQVVSGATIKLVRNDNYWAGKPKLQSVTFKVIPDTNAQLAQLLSGDVDLIAVGNPELVDRIKANPNLAIDVATANIYYFVALNQNDPRFQDVRVRQALLYAIDRPAMIKSVLRGYGQVATGPIAPIQKTYYNPNVMKYPYDPAKAKALLAQAGWKPGPDGILQKDGKPLVIQMPTASYQQLVPITLLIQQYWKNIGVKAEIKTMDWNSYIQQVIAKRDYEASAAWWSTPADPDVLPYYDSSAANTGNNIPNYKNPKLDQLLENGRKAKGELARKQIYNEAQAMMARELPYLYLWYPQSITAYNKRLQGMRGITQAADFQYANEWFVTK; encoded by the coding sequence ATGAAACGAAGTGGCAGGCACATCGGACAACTGATCCTCGGCAGCCTCCTTCTCGGCGTCGGCAGCGCCCAGGCACAGGGCACCCCTGACCCCAACGGCAGCGTCACGTTCGTGACCACCGCCGATCCGACCTTCAATCCCTGGAGTCCCAACGCCTTCGTCGAATCCAACCTCCTGAACGAGTTGCTGTTCCCGGGACTCACCCGCTGGGACAAGAACCTGAAGCCCGCCCCCGACCTCGCCACATCCTGGCGGGTGTCCAACGACGGCCTCAAATGGACCTTCAACCTGCGCAAGGGGGTGAAGTGGTCCGACGGCCAGCCTTTCACCGCCGACGACGTCGCCTTCACCTTCAACGACATCGTGCTGAAAAAGGAACTCGGCGCCAACCAGGGCGCCACCTGGCGCAACTCCGTCACCCGCGTCAACGTCGTGAACCCGCTGACGGTGGAGTTCGTCCTGTCGCGGCCCTGGGCGTCGCTGCCGACCTACCTGGCGTACTACGCGGGCATTCTGCCGAAGCACAAATTCGCGGGCGTGACCGACCCCTGGAAGTACACGGAGTTCAACAAACAGAACCCGGTGGGCGCTGGCCCCTTCAAGATCGCCCAGGTGGTTTCGGGCGCGACCATCAAGCTGGTCCGCAACGATAATTACTGGGCTGGCAAGCCCAAGCTCCAGAGCGTGACCTTCAAGGTCATCCCGGATACGAACGCGCAGCTCGCACAACTGCTGTCCGGCGACGTGGATCTGATCGCCGTCGGGAACCCCGAACTCGTGGACCGCATCAAGGCCAATCCCAACCTGGCAATCGACGTGGCGACCGCCAACATCTACTACTTCGTGGCCCTGAACCAGAACGACCCGCGCTTTCAGGACGTGCGGGTGCGTCAGGCGCTGCTCTACGCCATCGACCGGCCCGCCATGATCAAGAGCGTGCTGCGGGGCTACGGCCAGGTCGCCACCGGGCCAATCGCGCCCATCCAGAAGACCTATTACAACCCGAACGTGATGAAGTACCCGTACGATCCGGCCAAGGCGAAGGCCCTGCTGGCCCAGGCGGGCTGGAAGCCGGGACCGGACGGCATCCTCCAGAAGGACGGCAAACCGCTGGTGATCCAGATGCCCACGGCGTCCTACCAGCAACTGGTGCCCATCACGCTGCTGATCCAGCAGTACTGGAAGAACATCGGCGTCAAGGCGGAGATCAAGACCATGGACTGGAATTCCTACATCCAGCAGGTCATCGCCAAACGGGACTACGAGGCCTCGGCGGCGTGGTGGTCGACCCCCGCAGACCCGGACGTCCTGCCGTACTACGATTCCAGCGCGGCGAACACCGGCAACAACATCCCCAACTACAAGAACCCCAAGCTCGACCAGCTCCTGGAAAATGGCCGCAAGGCCAAGGGGGAACTGGCCCGCAAGCAGATCTACAACGAGGCGCAGGCCATGATGGCGCGGGAGTTGCCTTACCTCTACCTGTGGTACCCCCAGAGCATCACCGCGTACAACAAGCGCCTCCAGGGGATGCGGGGCATCACCCAGGCCGCCGACTTCCAGTACGCGAACGAGTGGTTCGTGACGAAGTAA